A DNA window from Undibacterium sp. YM2 contains the following coding sequences:
- a CDS encoding alpha/beta hydrolase encodes MTEDLSILTRKGNPPDHILIYGSHADQVADIRYGSDGARRPLLMLIHGGFWKPEYDRQHTEAMSSALAAEGWTVITPEYRRIPGNPDASLEDIASAIELLPHQVARHNGKILLAGHSAGGHLVLWAAVKCATPALAGVLALAPAADLRMAHDLKLGDGAVLKFLGKNPAERPDADPMQLPAPAVPVTVLQGSLDKVVPPIVPEAYCKAFPKTQLVLLPDAGHFAVIDPQSNAWPAVLSALRGLSD; translated from the coding sequence ATGACAGAAGACCTCTCCATCCTGACACGCAAAGGCAATCCACCTGACCACATCCTGATCTATGGCAGTCATGCAGACCAGGTAGCCGATATACGTTATGGCAGTGACGGTGCGCGGCGTCCACTGCTCATGCTGATACACGGCGGCTTCTGGAAACCAGAATATGACAGGCAGCACACCGAGGCGATGTCCAGCGCACTGGCCGCTGAAGGCTGGACGGTTATCACACCAGAATATCGCCGCATCCCCGGCAATCCTGACGCCAGCCTGGAAGATATCGCCAGCGCGATAGAATTGCTGCCACACCAGGTGGCGCGACACAACGGCAAGATCCTATTGGCCGGGCATTCTGCCGGTGGCCATCTCGTGCTGTGGGCAGCAGTCAAATGTGCAACACCCGCACTCGCCGGTGTACTCGCCCTGGCACCCGCCGCTGATCTGCGCATGGCCCATGATTTGAAACTGGGCGATGGTGCAGTGTTGAAGTTTCTAGGCAAGAATCCTGCTGAACGCCCTGACGCCGACCCCATGCAGTTACCCGCACCCGCTGTGCCAGTGACGGTGCTGCAAGGCAGCCTTGATAAAGTTGTGCCACCGATTGTGCCTGAAGCTTATTGCAAGGCTTTCCCCAAAACGCAATTGGTATTGCTGCCTGACGCCGGGCATTTTGCTGTGATTGATCCGCAAAGCAATGCCTGGCCTGCAGTCTTGTCGGCCTTGCGTGGTTTGTCTGATTAA